DNA from Aliarcobacter skirrowii CCUG 10374:
CCATTTTTTATGAGTCTATTTTTACTATTTTTAGGTGTAACTTATGCCTATCAACAATATCAAGATAGATTGATGCTAAGAGAGGGATTATTGGTTGCATTTTTCCTAGGTGGACTTGTGATTTTAGGCGGTCAACAAGCTTGGTGGCTAAAAGATATAATTCAAAGCTTAACAAATGCTCAAGCATTTTTTGGAGCTATTGGTCTTGGAGCATTTACTGATAATGCAGCAATTACATATTTAGGTTCATTAATTGATGGTTTAAGTGATGAGTTTAAATACTATTTAGTTGCAGGAGCTGTTACAGGTGGTGGTTTAACAGTTATTGCAAATGCACCAAATCCAGCTGGTGTTGCAATATTAAAAAACCATTTTGAAGATGGTGCTGTTGATCCTAGATATCTATTCTTAGGAGCAATTTTCCCTACTATTGTTGCTAGTATTTGTTTTATTATTTTATAAGGAAATGTTTATATGATTTCAGATTTCTCGAAATTTGCAAGAACTAATAAGAGTTTGATAGTTTTTTCAAACTCTTTTGATCATGTTGAAGTTTTTAAAAAATTTTATAATGTTAGAGTAAAGCCAAATGAGTTTGGTTATTTGAAAATAAATGAAGATAAAATCTGTCTTTTACATGAAGATTTAAAGTGTGATTTAATAAATGGAAAAATAGATGAGGCTATTAAGCAAAAACTTCTTGAGATATTTAAAACCGATTCAAGATATATTGTAACTTCAACAAAGTTTATAATATTTCCTAAAAAGTTTGGATTTAAAAGAGTTGCTAATAGAATTTTTAGAGATTTTATTATTCAAGGTGCTGGAGAGATCTTATTTGAGATTAGTGACGGTAAAGTTATTGTTAAATGTTTTGGAGAGGCAAAACCTTTAAATGTAAAATCAAGAGCAATTGATTCACTGATTATTCAAGATGAGTTAGAAGCTGAGTTTTGTGATTAAAACTCATCTTCATCATCAGCTTGACTATCAAAGCAGTAAATACACTCTTCATCAAAAAAAGAGTATTCATCATAAGTATAAAATCTCTCACAACTATCACACTTAAAACAGTCATACTCTTTTGCTAAAACTTGCTCAAGTTCTTCCGCATCAAGATTGAATTTTAGTGCATAATCGTCAAAGATTTTATAAACATTTTTATTCCTATCATTCTTAAGCTCTTTGGCTAAATCTGCAAGATTATCAATATCTTCTATCTTCATATTCTTTACCTTATTCTAATGTGAAACCTGTATTATCTCAAAAAATGGTATAATTAAACCTTAAAAATTTATGGGTAGAGATTATGGAAGAACAAAATATAAAAACACAAAAATTTATTATCAAATATTTTACAGAAATTATGATAAAAGGCGATACTGCAAAAAGGCATATGATTCAACAACTTTATGTAAATTTACAAAGTATTTCAAGTCATATTAGTAAAGATATAAAAATTAAAAAATTTTTTGACAAAATAGAGCTAGAGACACCAATTGAGTTTAGTGAAGAGTTAAAACAAAAACTTTTAAATACATCTGGAATACAGCAAGTTTTAGAAGCAATTACTATTGAAAATATGAATAGTTTAGATGATATAAAAGTTGAAGTAAACAAGCATATGGCAAATACAATTACAGATAAAACTTTTGTTGTAAGAGCAAAAAGAGTTGGTCAACAAAATTTTAAATCTATGCATATAGAGCAGACAGTTGGTGGATATATGTTGGCAAACAATCAAACAAAAGGTGTTAAGCTAAAAGATGCTGATGTTACAATAAAGCTTGAGTTAGAGCATAATAAACTTCATATAATTACTAAAAAGTATGAAGGAATGGGTGGTTTTCCAATAGGAACTCAAGGTGAAATTTTGAGTTTAATGTCAGGAGGATTTGATTCAACAGTTGCTTCATATTTATCAATAAAAAGAGGAGTAAAAACTCACTATATATTTTTTAATCTTGGTGGAGTTGCTCATGAAATTGGAGTTAAACAAGTTGCTTGGTATTTATGGAATAATTATGCAAGTTCTCATAGTGTAAATTTTATTACAATACCATTTGAAGATGTTGTTGGACAAATTTTTAAAGATATAAGCCCTTCATATATGGGAGTTATGTTAAAAAGGCTTATGGTTCAAGCTGCACAAGAAGTTGCAAAAAGTTTAAAAATAGATGCTTTATTAACAGGAGAGAGTGTTGCTCAAGTATCTAGTCAAACTTTAAGAAATCTAAGTTTAATTGATGATGTTAGTGATATTTTGATTTTAAGACCACTTGCATTTATGTCAAAGCCTGATATTATAGAACTTGCAACAAAAATTGGTACAAAAAAGTTTGCTGAAGCTATGCCTGAGTATTGTGGTGTAATATCAAAACACCCTGTAACATCTGGAAGTTTTGAAAGAGTTAAAAAAGAGTCACAAAATTTTGATTATACTGTTTTAGATGAAGCTATTAAAAATGCAAAAGTTAAAAGAATATTTGAAGTTTTAGATGATGTTTGTGATATTGGTACTTTAGAAGTTGTAAATAGTGTTGAAAAAAATGATATTGTAATAGATATAAGACAAGATGATAATAGTATAAAACTTGATTGTGAAGTTTTAAAAATACCATTTTATAGATTGAAAAATGAGTTTAAAAATTTGGATAAAAACAGAAACTATCTTTTATATTGTGATAAAGGTGTTTTAAGTCAACTTCATGGACAATATTTAAAAGATGAAGCAGGATATACAAATATAAAAGTATATCGACCAAATTAAATTAAAAAAAGGTATAAGATTAATGAAAAAAATAGTGTTAATATTGATTGTTGTTTTGGCTGTTTTGGCTACTTTCTCTTTTATAGTTAAAAGTAGTGTAAATAGTGAGATTAAATCTAAAGTAGAAGAGATAAGAGCTAGTGGTTTTGATGTAAGTTATAATGAGAGATTCTCTATTTTTAGTATAAAAGCAGATGGAGAAGTAAAGATTACTAATCCAAAAGAGGCTTTAAATTATATTGTTTTATTACAAGAGTATGAAGAGCAACGAGAGAATTTACAAAGAGTTTTTGAATCATTTGATGAATATTTAATGTCACAGATTTTTGAAGGTATGGTTTATGAGTATGATTTAAACTTTTATTTATTGACTTCAGATCTTGATTTAAATATATATTTAACAAAATTATCAACTATATTAATGCAAGAGTTAGATAAATCAAGACAAAAGCAGAAAGTTCAACTATTTATAGATATGTTAAAAAATAGAGATATTCATATCAATCTTGATGAGGATTTAAACTATAAACTTAAAGATATAAATCTTTCAAATGAAGATTTTGAATTTATTCTAAAAGGTGTAAATGGCTCAAAAAGTGATATGAATATTGATTTATTTGAATTGACAACAACAAAAGCTGGTGTGAATATAAGATTAGAAAATATTGAAAGCAACTATAAAGAGAGTAGTAAAGATGAGATGATATCTGATTTTAGTATAGAAAAAATCAATTTTTTTGCAGATAAATTTGATTTTAAAATAGATAAATTAAAAATCTCTTCTTTTTCAAAAGTTTTGCAAAACTTATTAAATAATAAAACTAATATCTCATTTGATAAATTTTATTTAAATAAAATAGACTATTACGAAGATGAGTTAAAAACAGAGCTTAACAATATAGATTTAAATTTTGATTTACAAAATTTCCCTTTTCAAGAGTATAAAGATTTTTTAAATGCCTATGCAACAATGAATATTGATATGCAAAGATTTTTTGAAAAAGCTCAAATACTTTTAGAAGCTATATCTGATTCAAAAAGTAATATTAAACTAAAGGCAGATTCAAAAGATTTTATCTTTCAAAATTTACCTATATTTAAAGAGTTAAAAATAGATGGAGATATTATTGTTAGTGAAAATTTAAATAATATGAATTTTTCAAATGCAAATGATATTTTTGAAAAACTATATTTTGAAATCAAAGTTGATAAAGAGTCTGTTAAAGAAGCTATTATTGATGGAAGAGTTAATAGACGAAATGAAATAGTTATTATAGAAACAGAGGATAAAAAATATAATCTATTTAAAATTGAGTTAAAAGAGGATGGTATTTTTGTTAATGATAGTTTTAAAATAAGATAAAAAAATTATAGATAAAAGGAGATATATATGAAAAAATTATCAATTTATGTTGCTTTGATTTTTTTAGCTGTTGTTTTACTATTTTTTATAGTTAGAAACTCTATTGAAAATAGAGTAGATGCAAAAGTAAAAGAGTTGAATCAAAATGGTTTTTTTGTAAATATAAACAAAAATATTGGTTTTTTAAGTTTTGAAGCAAAAGGAAAAATTGAGATAGCTTATCCATATAAAGCTATGGTTTATACTATAAATCAAATGAGTGATGGAGAACTTAAGAAGCAGTTTCAAGACTATTTAGAGCTATTGCCAAAAGATGAGATTGATGTTTTTGTTGAGGGTTTAACTTTTGATTATGATATTGTTTCAAACGGTTTTGGTACAAAATATGATTTAAATCTATATCTAACTAAACTTCCAATTAGATATATGCAACATCAAAACTATTTTGGATTAGTAAATGCTCTTCCAACAAATATGATGCAGATGCTAAATAATAAAGAGATTAGAATAAATATAGACCAAGATGGAAATTTCAAACTTGATGATTTGACGCTTACACTAAAAAATAGTGGTCTTTTAAATATTAGAGGTGTAAATGGAGATAAAAAAACTCTAAATATACCTCTATTTAAAGTTGAAAAAGCATATTATGGTGGATATATTGATGAGAGATTAATTATTGAAAATATGAATTTCTCATATTTTGAAAATAAAAAAAGTAGTAAAATAGACTCTAAAATATTTATAGAAAATTTTACTCACAAAAGATATGAAACTATTTTAGAGTTTAAAAATTTAAAACTTGACTCTTATTCAAAATATCTCAATGATGATTTACAAATAAAATCTGATTTATCTTTTGATACTTTAAGTAAAAAGAGATATAACTTTGATTTTACAAAAGTTTTAAACAACTATTTTGAGTTAAAAGATTCATCTTTTGTTGTAAAATTTGAAAATTTACCATATAAAGAGTATCTTGATTTTTCAGCTTCAACTTTAACAATTGATTATAATAAAGCTTTAGAGAAACAAGATGAGTTTTTTGATCTTCTTTCTCAATCTGATTTTATGATAAGTTTAGAGGGAAATTCAAATGATTTATCATTTATGAATGATAAATATTATGAAACATTAAAATTTGATGCGAAAATAAAGCCAACAAATTTTACAAATTTTTCAACTTTAAATGATATTTTCTCTATATTTAAAGTTGATTTAGAAATTGATAGTAAATCTGCACAAAAATTTTCTCAAGCTATTTTTAAAGATTTTATACAAGAAGATATAGTTTTTGAAGATACAAATCAAGATAATATCAAGAAATTGGCTATTGAGTTGAAAGAGGATGGACTTTATATAAATGGTAATTTAGTAATTAAAGCAGATAAGTTAATAGTAAAAAATAGCTATAACTCAAATAATCAATATAATAGTTTAGGTCATCAGGACTATTTATATAATACAAGTTCAAAACTTTATCACACTTATGAACTTATCTCTCCTAATTTGTTAAGAGTAAATTTCAAATATAAAACATCTTTAAAAAATGATTTAAAAAATGGTGGAATAACTGTATCATTTCCACAAATTTTAGATAGCTCAAGAGTAAAAGCGATTAACTCAAAAACATTTAAAGATATAAAAACATATCAAGCTGGTGATGATATTTTAGGAACTACTTTAAATACAAAAGATATAAAAGCACAATATCTTCAAATAGATGCTTTTGATGATAAATGGAGCAATATAGATGAAGAGAAAGAGTTTAGTGTGGATTTTGATATTAGTGGTTTAACTTTCAGTACTTTAGAGATAAATTTAAGAGCTTATTCAAACTCAAAAGATTTAAAAAGTGAGTTGGTACCAACAAAAACAGAGAGTTTTACAAAAGATCAACAAAACTACTATATAAAAATTGCTGATATTTATATTTATGATTTAATCACAAAATAGAATAAAGAATTGAGTTTAAACTCAATTCTTTTTTAAGTTTTTTATATCTTTTTCTATCAAAATAAATAAAAATGGAATTAGTGAATATATAAAAAGTTTTATACTAAAAAATAGCTTCCATCTTTTTTCAATCATAACTCTATATAAAGCCAAACAAAAAAGAATAAAAAATATTCCATGTAGCATTCCAAACACTTTTACAGCCATAGGTTCTGCAAAAAAATATTTTAAAGGCATTGCAAAAAAGACTAAAATAAGATATGAAATCCCTTCGATTATTGATATAGCTCTAAATTGAGCAAGTTTTGTTCTAAACATTTTAACCCTTAAAAAAAATTTGAGGCTTATTATATAAAACTAAACTATATAAGAACTTAGAGATTTTTTAGTTATTTTTAAATATAGTACATCAAACTAAAAAATCTTAGGGAAAAAATGAAACTATTTTTTAAACTATCACTTATTACAATCTTTTTAACTACTTTTTTAAAAGCTGACAAAGTAAACTCTTTTTATATTGGAACTTCAAATGCTAAAATCTTTAATGAAACTTATACAGAACTAGGGCTTGGTTTTGGTACAAGTGGATATTTTGATTCAATTATTTTTGGTTTATATTATAATTTGAACTATGGAAATATAAGAGTTGAAAATAAAAGTAAAGAGGTATCAACATTTTCTACAGATTTAAAACTAGGTTATGCTTTTTTAAATAGAGATTTCTCTATTTATGCTCTAGGAGCTGCTGCTTTCCAAAGTATTGGAAATATTGATGGTGCTGGTTTTGGATATGGTGGTGGAGCTGAGTATAAAATAGCAAAGAATTTTGCATTAAATTTTGAGTATAAAAAGTATGATATGGTTTCTAATAAAGAAGATTATGATTATGAAAAATCAAATTTGTATTTGAAAATTATTTTTTAAATAATAAAAAACGACAATTTCTGTCAAAAAATCAGTATAGAATTAATTAAATTTATTAAGGATTATTTATGAATAAAATGTTTTTGCTATTTTCTCATACTTTAACAAAAAATCAAAAGGATGATGCCATGAAAAGTTTTGGCATAGAAGAGTTTATATATCTTCCAAAAGAGTTACAAGAGCTTTTTAGTAATGTACCTAATGATTTAAAAAAGTTGAGTGAATATTTAACTCCAATAAAACTTTTTTTAAAACAGTACTCAAAAGAAGGAGATTTTGTTTTGATTCAAGGAGATTTTGGTGCAACTTATATTTTAGTAAATTTTGCAAAAAGTTTGAAACTAAAAGCAGTATATTCAACTACAAAAAGAGTTACACAAGAGTTTGAAGAAGATGGAAAGATTATAAAAAAATCAATATTTGAGCATGAAAGGTTTAGAGATTATGAATAAAAATTGTATAAAAGAGCTTTTAAATAAGGAGTATTTTGTGTATATAGTTTTTAAATTTTTAACTATTACAACAATAGTACTTGCTATATATTTTTTATTAAATATAGAGTCTATAGGAAATTTATATTTTGTTATATCTTTATTTGTAGTTAATATCTTTTTGACTATTACTACAAGTAGATTAAAAACTCCAAAATTAGCAAAGTGCTTGTATAAAACTCCTATTTATATAAACATTTTTGTTGGTTTATTTATCTATCTTGGACTTGGACTTTTTGTAATATCAGCATCAACAGGTTTTGTGCATATAAATATTGTTTATTTTAGTGTAGCTTTGTTTATTTTTGGAGTTTCTATATATTTTTATATTTGCAAGAGAAATAAAATTTTTGAAAAAAAGGATAGTGATGTTTGATTATATATTTAAACTAATTACAGATGCTACAGTTTGGTTTACTTTTTTTACTATGTTATTAATGATTTTTAATACATATAGATTAATAAAAAGAATGAATAAAATAGATATCTATTTTAATGATATAAAACTACCAATTCCAATATTAAGAAAAGAGTGTACAAGAGGTGAAATTCAAGGTGTTTTGGGAGTTTTTACAAAAGATATGCAAAGATATAATATTGAATTTATGGGAACTATAGAGTATTTAAATAGACTTACAGATGTTCAAAATAATAAATCAAATAAATTGGTAATAAACATAAGCGAAAAAGAGTTGGAGCAGTTTAAAGATGAACTATACAAAACTAACAATTAAGATAAACAGCACTGACAAACCACCATACTTTATGGGCTCTCAGCTTCGTGGAGCTTTTGGTTATGCTTTGAAAAATATAGAAAAAAATGTTGAAAACTCTTTGTACAGTAAATTTTTTGAAAAGAAAAATGAGATACATCAATATAGATTTGATATAAGATTGGGTTTACAATTTTATGAATTTTCATTCTATCTTTTTGATGACTCTTGTGATGAAATTTTTATAGTAATAAGTGCTTTTTATGAGATGCTTACAAATATTGGTTTGGGAAAAGAGAATAAAATCTATAAAGATTTTGAGATATATTTAAATGATAATATTATTTATCAAAATGGAAATTTAAAAGAGATTACAGACTATATAAAAACTTTTAATCAAGCTAAAAAGTATAAAGATGAGATAATTCTAACTTTAGTAACTCCACTTCGTATAAAAAAAGATGGAAAATTTGTAATAGATGATAATTTGGAGTTTGAGTCAATTTTAAAATCAATATATCGAAGAAGTTTAGCTATAAAAAATAGTGAATTTGAGAAAATACCATTTAAACCAAGATATAAAATTAAATCAAAGGATATATATTTTAATGATTTAAAAAGATTTAGTAATTTACAAAATAGTAGTATGAATTTAGGAGGTCTTATGGGAGAATTTTGGATAAGTAATTTAGATGAAAAAAGTTATCAACTTTTGAAGCTTGGAGAGCTAATTGGAGTTGGAAAACAGACAGTTTTTGGGCTTGGAAAAATAACTATAAAAGGAGTGAAATAGATGAGTGAATATTTGTATGGGGCAAGTTTACAAGGTCTTCAAGAGTTTATATTTAAAACAAATAAACTAAAAGAGATAATTGGTGCTAGTGAAATAATAAAAAATTTTGATAAATTAGAATTAAAAAAAGAGTTTGATTTAAAAGAGGATGCAACTATAATTCTTCAAGCAGCTGGAAATTTAAGAGTAATATTTAAAAATAAAGAAGATTTAGAAAAAGTTGTGCTAAAACTTCCACAATATATGATGCTAAAAGCTTATGGAGTTACAATTTCACAAGCTGTTGTAGAGTATAAAAACTATAAAGATTCTTCACAAGAACTAGAAAAGCTTTTAAAGATTCAAAGAAATAAAAGTAATATATCTTTAGATACTCACTTTAATATAATACAACAAAATCCACGAACAGCTCTACCTTTGATAGATAGTGAAAATGATAAAGCAACAGCTCAAAAAATAGTAGAGTTCAAAAAATTTGCAAAAGAGATAAAAAAAGATGACAAAGATAGTATTTTTGATATATCTTATTTATCAAATAAAAAAAATAAAATAGCAATTATTCATATAGATGGAAATGGTTTGGGAAATATTGTAAAAGATTTAACAGAAGCAGATATTAAAATGTTTTCAAAAAAACTTGATGATGCTACAAATGAAGCTTTTAAAGAGTGTGTAGAAAAAGTTTTTAAAAGTGAAGATAGTAAGCTTAAAAAAAGAGATGTAATTCTAGGTGGAGATGATGTAACTTTGATTTGTGATGCAAATCAAGCTTTGGATTTCACAAAATATTTTTTAGAGCTTTTTGAAGAGAAAACAAAAAATATATATACAAATAAAGAGAAAAATATAAGTTATGATTTAACAGCTTGTGCTGGAGTTGTATTTTGTAATGAAAAATATCCATTTCACTATGCGGTTAAACTAGCAGAAGATTTATGCTCTTTTACCAAAAAAGATTCTAAAAAATATGCGAAAGAAAAAAAATTAAATCTTGCACCATCTTCACTTATGTTTCACAATATTCAAAGTTCAAATGTAGAGAGTTTTTCAAAGTTTATAGAAGATGAACTTACAATAAACGGTATTAGATGTGATTTTGGACCATACTACTTAAAAGAGATAGAAAACAAAATCTCTATAAAAAAATTTCAAGCTTTAGTAGATGATTTCAAAAAAGAGAACTCACCAATAGCTAAGCTAAGAGATTGGCTTACAACACTAAGTCATGATAAAAATTTAGCAAAGCTTCAACTAGAAAGAATCAATCAAATAAGTAAAGATAAATGGGATAGTAAAAATTTATATGAAGGTACTTCACTAAAAAATCTAATAGTAAAAAAAGATGGTTTAGATAAAACTCCAGTTTATGATGTACTACAAATACTATCTGTAACAGATGAAAAAGAAGGAGATATAAAATGAGATATAAAATCACTTTTTTAGATTATTGGCACTTAAGTAGTGGGCTTAGTTCTGGTGCAAAAGCTGACTCAACAGTTTTAAAAGATAAAGATGGTTTACCATATTTTAGTGGTAAGACAATCAAAGGTTTAACAAGAGAGATGGCTGAATTAACTATGGACGAGAAGTTTATAAATATCTGTTTTGGAAATGAAGGAAATAGTGCTGGAGCTTGTTATTTTAGTGATGTAATTCTTGACGATAGCACAAGAAAGATTATTGTAGATAAATCTTTACAATCAAATTTATATACTG
Protein-coding regions in this window:
- a CDS encoding Cas10/Cmr2 second palm domain-containing protein; the encoded protein is MSEYLYGASLQGLQEFIFKTNKLKEIIGASEIIKNFDKLELKKEFDLKEDATIILQAAGNLRVIFKNKEDLEKVVLKLPQYMMLKAYGVTISQAVVEYKNYKDSSQELEKLLKIQRNKSNISLDTHFNIIQQNPRTALPLIDSENDKATAQKIVEFKKFAKEIKKDDKDSIFDISYLSNKKNKIAIIHIDGNGLGNIVKDLTEADIKMFSKKLDDATNEAFKECVEKVFKSEDSKLKKRDVILGGDDVTLICDANQALDFTKYFLELFEEKTKNIYTNKEKNISYDLTACAGVVFCNEKYPFHYAVKLAEDLCSFTKKDSKKYAKEKKLNLAPSSLMFHNIQSSNVESFSKFIEDELTINGIRCDFGPYYLKEIENKISIKKFQALVDDFKKENSPIAKLRDWLTTLSHDKNLAKLQLERINQISKDKWDSKNLYEGTSLKNLIVKKDGLDKTPVYDVLQILSVTDEKEGDIK
- the cas6 gene encoding CRISPR system precrRNA processing endoribonuclease RAMP protein Cas6, translated to MNYTKLTIKINSTDKPPYFMGSQLRGAFGYALKNIEKNVENSLYSKFFEKKNEIHQYRFDIRLGLQFYEFSFYLFDDSCDEIFIVISAFYEMLTNIGLGKENKIYKDFEIYLNDNIIYQNGNLKEITDYIKTFNQAKKYKDEIILTLVTPLRIKKDGKFVIDDNLEFESILKSIYRRSLAIKNSEFEKIPFKPRYKIKSKDIYFNDLKRFSNLQNSSMNLGGLMGEFWISNLDEKSYQLLKLGELIGVGKQTVFGLGKITIKGVK
- a CDS encoding DUF3817 domain-containing protein, which encodes MFRTKLAQFRAISIIEGISYLILVFFAMPLKYFFAEPMAVKVFGMLHGIFFILFCLALYRVMIEKRWKLFFSIKLFIYSLIPFLFILIEKDIKNLKKN
- a CDS encoding RAMP superfamily CRISPR-associated protein is translated as MRYKITFLDYWHLSSGLSSGAKADSTVLKDKDGLPYFSGKTIKGLTREMAELTMDEKFINICFGNEGNSAGACYFSDVILDDSTRKIIVDKSLQSNLYTELASTKIDENGIAKTGSLREIEVVIPITLYGTIENIPKEYQTSMINALKSIKRAGLNRNRGLGRCKIEIVGE
- the thiI gene encoding tRNA uracil 4-sulfurtransferase ThiI yields the protein MEEQNIKTQKFIIKYFTEIMIKGDTAKRHMIQQLYVNLQSISSHISKDIKIKKFFDKIELETPIEFSEELKQKLLNTSGIQQVLEAITIENMNSLDDIKVEVNKHMANTITDKTFVVRAKRVGQQNFKSMHIEQTVGGYMLANNQTKGVKLKDADVTIKLELEHNKLHIITKKYEGMGGFPIGTQGEILSLMSGGFDSTVASYLSIKRGVKTHYIFFNLGGVAHEIGVKQVAWYLWNNYASSHSVNFITIPFEDVVGQIFKDISPSYMGVMLKRLMVQAAQEVAKSLKIDALLTGESVAQVSSQTLRNLSLIDDVSDILILRPLAFMSKPDIIELATKIGTKKFAEAMPEYCGVISKHPVTSGSFERVKKESQNFDYTVLDEAIKNAKVKRIFEVLDDVCDIGTLEVVNSVEKNDIVIDIRQDDNSIKLDCEVLKIPFYRLKNEFKNLDKNRNYLLYCDKGVLSQLHGQYLKDEAGYTNIKVYRPN
- the csx20 gene encoding CRISPR-associated protein Csx20 — protein: MNKMFLLFSHTLTKNQKDDAMKSFGIEEFIYLPKELQELFSNVPNDLKKLSEYLTPIKLFLKQYSKEGDFVLIQGDFGATYILVNFAKSLKLKAVYSTTKRVTQEFEEDGKIIKKSIFEHERFRDYE
- a CDS encoding outer membrane beta-barrel protein; amino-acid sequence: MKLFFKLSLITIFLTTFLKADKVNSFYIGTSNAKIFNETYTELGLGFGTSGYFDSIIFGLYYNLNYGNIRVENKSKEVSTFSTDLKLGYAFLNRDFSIYALGAAAFQSIGNIDGAGFGYGGGAEYKIAKNFALNFEYKKYDMVSNKEDYDYEKSNLYLKIIF